From Amycolatopsis sp. YIM 10, the proteins below share one genomic window:
- a CDS encoding helix-turn-helix domain-containing protein translates to MGKRAEHPLVTAIAPLLDRIDATVVPPAEQRPEDVPLRWEGELVGAVRLPGAELTGALERLVHEVETELGGELRLLDRAGKQRAVRLLEERGAFTMRKAVATIAESLGVTRFTVYNYLNREQSESGNSTSC, encoded by the coding sequence GTGGGCAAGCGTGCCGAGCACCCGCTGGTGACCGCGATCGCGCCGCTGCTGGACCGCATCGACGCCACCGTGGTGCCCCCGGCCGAGCAGCGACCGGAGGACGTGCCGTTGCGCTGGGAGGGTGAACTCGTCGGCGCGGTGCGACTGCCGGGTGCCGAGCTGACCGGCGCGCTGGAGCGGCTGGTGCACGAGGTGGAGACCGAACTCGGCGGCGAACTGCGCCTGCTGGACCGCGCCGGGAAGCAACGAGCCGTGCGACTGCTGGAAGAACGCGGTGCTTTCACCATGCGGAAGGCGGTGGCCACCATCGCCGAATCGCTCGGGGTCACCCGGTTCACCGTGTACAACTACCTGAACCGCGAGCAATCCGAGAGCGGGAATTCAACAAGTTGTTGA
- the allB gene encoding allantoinase AllB: MDLVLRAPRVITADGEVARAVGVTGGRITAIEPLSAELSADRVVELGEDVVLLPGLVDSHVHVNDPGRSEWEGFETATAAAAAGGVTTIVDMPLNSLPPTVDPAALAVKRKSAEGRVHVDVGFWGGAIPGKLDQLPALHDAGVFGFKCFLLHSGVDEFPPLDPAGLAEGLRTVHDIDAMMIVHAEDSDEIERAPEVTGGHYADFLRSRPRGAENLAIAHVLDEARRTGARVHILHLSSSDALPMLAEARRDGVRVTVETCPHYLSFIAEEIVDGATQFKCCPPIREAANRELLWQGLADGVIDCVVSDHSPCTPELKRFDSGDFGEAWGGISSLQIGLPAVWTQARARGHSLADVVRWMALRPAELTGLRHKGRIEVGADADFCVFAPDDAFVVDVAKLRHRNPVSAYHGRPLAGVVRGTWLRGREITGEEPFGALLTRPS, encoded by the coding sequence GTGGATCTGGTCTTGCGAGCGCCGAGGGTGATCACGGCGGACGGGGAGGTCGCGCGGGCGGTCGGCGTGACCGGCGGGCGCATCACCGCGATCGAGCCGCTGTCGGCGGAACTGTCCGCCGATCGGGTGGTCGAACTGGGTGAGGACGTGGTGCTGCTGCCCGGACTGGTGGACAGCCACGTGCACGTCAACGATCCCGGCCGCAGCGAGTGGGAGGGCTTCGAGACGGCCACCGCCGCCGCGGCGGCCGGCGGGGTCACCACGATCGTGGACATGCCGCTGAACAGCCTGCCGCCGACGGTCGACCCGGCCGCGCTGGCGGTCAAGCGGAAGTCGGCCGAGGGCCGGGTGCACGTGGACGTCGGGTTCTGGGGCGGTGCGATTCCCGGCAAACTGGACCAGCTGCCCGCGTTGCACGATGCCGGGGTGTTCGGCTTCAAGTGCTTCCTGCTGCATTCGGGAGTGGACGAGTTCCCGCCGCTGGATCCGGCCGGACTGGCCGAGGGCCTGCGCACGGTCCACGACATCGACGCGATGATGATCGTGCACGCCGAGGACTCCGACGAGATCGAACGGGCGCCGGAGGTCACCGGCGGGCACTACGCGGACTTCCTGCGGTCCCGCCCGCGAGGCGCGGAGAACCTGGCCATCGCGCACGTGCTCGACGAAGCACGCCGGACCGGGGCGCGGGTGCACATCCTGCATCTGTCCTCTTCGGACGCACTGCCGATGCTCGCCGAGGCGCGCCGCGACGGGGTGCGGGTCACCGTGGAGACCTGCCCGCACTACCTGAGCTTCATCGCCGAGGAGATCGTGGACGGGGCGACGCAGTTCAAGTGCTGCCCGCCGATCCGCGAAGCGGCCAACCGCGAACTGCTCTGGCAGGGACTGGCCGATGGTGTGATCGACTGCGTGGTCAGCGACCACTCGCCGTGCACCCCGGAGCTGAAACGGTTCGACAGCGGTGACTTCGGCGAGGCGTGGGGCGGGATCTCCAGCCTGCAGATCGGCCTGCCCGCGGTGTGGACCCAGGCGCGGGCACGCGGCCATTCGCTGGCCGACGTGGTCCGCTGGATGGCGCTGCGGCCCGCCGAGCTGACCGGGCTGCGCCACAAGGGCCGGATCGAGGTCGGCGCGGACGCCGACTTCTGCGTGTTCGCCCCGGACGACGCTTTTGTGGTCGACGTGGCGAAGCTGCGGCACCGCAATCCGGTGAGCGCCTACCACGGCCGGCCGCTGGCCGGGGTGGTGCGCGGCACCTGGCTGCGTGGCCGGGAGATCACCGGGGAGGAGCCGTTCGGCGCGCTGCTCACCCGGCCTTCCTAA
- a CDS encoding CoA-binding protein, whose product MSWTEPTARDRRRLLTRTESVTIIGASANPSRPSFFVASYLLSSSRYRVHFVNPRLDSLLGRPVYPSLAEVPDVDLVSVFRKHDDLPGVAEEVIEAGARTLWLQLGLWHEPVADRATEAGLDVVMNRCVKIEHARFAGGLHLAGFDTGVISSKRADFA is encoded by the coding sequence ATGAGCTGGACCGAACCGACCGCACGCGACCGCCGTCGCCTGCTGACCCGCACCGAGTCGGTGACGATCATCGGCGCCTCGGCGAACCCGTCGCGGCCGAGCTTCTTCGTGGCTTCGTACCTGCTCTCGTCGAGCCGGTACCGCGTGCACTTCGTGAACCCGCGGCTCGATTCGCTGCTCGGGCGGCCGGTGTACCCGTCGCTGGCCGAGGTGCCCGACGTCGACCTGGTCAGCGTGTTCCGGAAGCACGATGACCTCCCCGGCGTGGCCGAGGAGGTCATCGAGGCGGGTGCTCGCACGCTGTGGCTGCAACTCGGGCTGTGGCACGAGCCGGTCGCCGACCGGGCCACCGAAGCGGGCCTGGACGTGGTGATGAACCGGTGCGTGAAGATCGAGCACGCCCGCTTCGCCGGTGGCCTGCACCTCGCCGGTTTCGACACCGGAGTGATCAGCTCGAAGCGCGCGGACTTCGCTTAG
- a CDS encoding O-acetylhomoserine aminocarboxypropyltransferase/cysteine synthase family protein, producing MNERTWGFRTRALHAGGTPDRTTGARAVPIYQTTSFVFEDAADAASLFALQKYGNIYSRIGNPTVAAFEERLASLEGAIGGVATGSGQAAEFLTFAALAEAGDHIVAASDLYGGTVTQLDGTLRRFGVETSFISGTALDDYAAAITDRTRLLYAEVIGNPSGAIADLDGLAELAHAHDIPLVVDATLATPYLCRPIEHGADIVLHSATKFLGGHGTTLGGVVVESGKFDWGNGKFPRMTEAVESYGGLKYWENFGEYAFCTRLRVEQLRDIGAVLSPHSAFLLLQGVETLPQRMAEHVANAREVAEYLEADDRVAWVSYAGLPSHPHHERARKYLPEGPGAVFSFGVRGGRAAGEKFVESVELLSHLANVGDARTLVIHPASTTHQQLSDDQLRAGGVGPDLIRLSIGLEDTADILWDIDRALDQAVRA from the coding sequence ATGAACGAGCGCACCTGGGGCTTCCGCACCCGCGCCCTGCACGCCGGCGGCACGCCCGATCGCACCACCGGTGCCCGCGCGGTGCCGATCTACCAGACCACCAGCTTCGTCTTCGAAGACGCGGCGGACGCGGCTTCGCTGTTCGCGCTGCAGAAGTACGGCAACATCTACAGCCGGATCGGCAATCCGACGGTGGCCGCCTTCGAGGAACGGCTGGCCAGCCTGGAGGGCGCGATCGGCGGGGTGGCCACCGGCAGCGGGCAGGCCGCCGAGTTCCTCACCTTCGCCGCGCTGGCCGAAGCCGGCGACCACATCGTCGCGGCGAGCGATCTCTACGGCGGCACGGTCACCCAGCTCGACGGCACGCTGCGGCGGTTCGGTGTGGAGACCAGCTTCATCAGCGGAACCGCGCTGGACGACTACGCCGCGGCGATCACCGACCGGACCCGCCTGCTCTACGCCGAGGTGATCGGCAATCCGAGCGGCGCGATCGCCGATCTCGACGGGCTCGCCGAGCTGGCCCACGCGCACGACATCCCCCTGGTGGTGGACGCCACCCTGGCCACGCCGTACCTCTGCCGCCCGATCGAGCACGGCGCCGACATCGTGCTGCACTCGGCGACGAAGTTCCTCGGCGGCCACGGCACCACGCTCGGCGGGGTGGTGGTCGAGTCGGGCAAGTTCGACTGGGGCAACGGCAAGTTCCCCCGGATGACCGAGGCGGTGGAAAGCTACGGCGGCCTGAAGTACTGGGAGAACTTCGGCGAGTACGCCTTCTGCACCCGGCTGCGCGTCGAGCAGTTGCGCGACATCGGTGCCGTGCTCTCCCCGCATTCGGCGTTCCTCCTGCTCCAGGGCGTCGAGACGCTGCCGCAGCGGATGGCGGAGCACGTGGCGAACGCGCGCGAGGTGGCCGAGTACCTGGAAGCCGACGACAGGGTCGCGTGGGTGAGTTACGCGGGCCTGCCCTCGCACCCGCACCACGAGCGCGCGCGGAAGTACCTGCCGGAGGGTCCGGGTGCGGTGTTCTCGTTCGGCGTGCGTGGTGGCCGCGCCGCCGGGGAAAAGTTCGTCGAGTCGGTGGAGCTGCTGTCGCACCTGGCGAACGTCGGCGACGCGCGGACGCTGGTGATCCATCCCGCGTCGACCACGCACCAGCAGCTCTCGGACGACCAGCTGCGCGCGGGCGGCGTCGGCCCGGACCTGATCCGGCTGTCGATCGGCCTGGAGGACACCGCCGACATCCTGTGGGACATCGACCGTGCCCTGGACCAGGCGGTGCGCGCATGA
- a CDS encoding aldo/keto reductase gives MTNTQVKATPGGTFRLGGDLPVHRLGYGAMQITGPGVWGEPADRDGALTVLRRAVELGVNFIDTADSYGPDVSEKLIREALHPYPENLVIATKAGLTRTGPGQWIPVGRPAYLRQQLELSLRKLGVERVDLFQLHRVDPEVPLADQVGELKLLQEEGKIRHIGLSEVGVAQLAEAAQIAEIASVQNLYNLAARHHEDVLDYATDHGIAFIPWFPIATGELAKPGSVLEQAAKDHGSTPAQLALAWLLRRSPVVLPIPGTRSVAHLEENVAAADIELTDAEFDALSALTS, from the coding sequence GTGACGAACACCCAGGTCAAAGCGACGCCAGGGGGTACTTTCCGGCTCGGAGGCGACCTGCCGGTGCACCGGCTCGGCTATGGAGCGATGCAGATCACCGGTCCGGGCGTCTGGGGCGAGCCCGCCGATCGTGACGGTGCGCTGACAGTGCTGCGGCGTGCCGTCGAGCTGGGCGTGAACTTCATCGACACCGCCGACTCGTACGGGCCCGATGTCAGCGAGAAGCTGATCCGCGAGGCGCTGCACCCGTACCCGGAGAACCTGGTCATCGCGACCAAGGCCGGGCTCACCCGCACCGGGCCGGGTCAGTGGATCCCGGTCGGGCGGCCCGCCTACCTGCGCCAGCAGCTCGAACTCAGCCTGCGCAAGCTGGGCGTGGAGCGGGTCGACCTGTTCCAGCTGCACCGCGTCGATCCCGAGGTGCCGCTGGCCGATCAGGTCGGGGAGCTGAAGCTGCTCCAGGAAGAGGGCAAGATCCGGCACATCGGGCTGTCCGAGGTGGGGGTGGCGCAGCTGGCCGAGGCCGCGCAGATCGCCGAGATCGCCAGCGTGCAGAACCTGTACAACCTGGCCGCCCGGCACCACGAGGACGTGCTCGACTACGCCACCGACCACGGCATCGCCTTCATCCCGTGGTTCCCGATCGCCACCGGTGAGCTGGCCAAGCCGGGCAGCGTGCTGGAGCAGGCCGCGAAGGACCACGGCTCGACCCCGGCCCAGCTGGCGCTGGCCTGGCTGCTGCGCCGGTCGCCGGTCGTGCTGCCGATTCCCGGCACGCGGTCGGTGGCGCACCTGGAGGAGAACGTGGCGGCGGCGGACATCGAACTGACCGACGCCGAGTTCGACGCGCTGTCCGCGTTGACTTCGTAG
- a CDS encoding (2Fe-2S)-binding protein has product MTAVKASVLADPDWLHEDLKTAERMYGRTAGPRVLGTVRWYSASSVIVAPSTESLFTGKIADPSLDAVTLNMQPDGRYIDARSDRVLDGGILELGQAMHTMLATVIPPMSEACGAAENALWAIATDSIANRLLWSGAAERAVELAGQLAEAIGPHLPRPRFTQVGRNTIVKRASCCLIYEIPRADKCASCPRQTPEERAARLRGFG; this is encoded by the coding sequence ATGACGGCGGTGAAGGCGAGCGTGCTCGCCGATCCCGACTGGTTGCACGAGGACCTGAAGACCGCCGAGCGGATGTACGGCCGCACGGCCGGGCCGCGCGTGCTCGGCACGGTCCGCTGGTACTCGGCGTCCTCGGTGATCGTGGCGCCGTCGACTGAGTCGCTGTTCACCGGCAAGATCGCCGACCCCTCACTCGACGCCGTCACACTGAACATGCAGCCAGACGGCCGGTACATCGACGCGCGCTCGGACCGCGTGCTCGACGGCGGCATCCTCGAACTGGGCCAGGCGATGCACACCATGCTGGCCACCGTCATCCCGCCGATGAGCGAGGCGTGCGGCGCCGCCGAGAACGCGCTGTGGGCAATCGCCACCGACTCGATCGCGAACCGGCTGCTCTGGTCGGGTGCCGCGGAGCGGGCGGTGGAGCTGGCCGGGCAGCTCGCCGAGGCGATCGGGCCGCACCTGCCGCGGCCGAGGTTCACCCAGGTCGGCCGGAACACCATCGTGAAGCGGGCGTCCTGCTGCCTGATCTACGAGATCCCGCGGGCGGACAAGTGCGCGAGCTGCCCGCGCCAGACCCCGGAGGAACGCGCCGCGCGCCTCCGGGGCTTCGGCTGA
- a CDS encoding putative RNA methyltransferase, producing the protein MQLPEPVVRALRCSVCGEPLTGHERALRCVRGHSFDLAKQGYVNLLHAKIPAGTADTAEMVAARVEFLAAGHYQPLADAVAAQAARFEPELIIDAGAGTGYYLAEALTGKSHGLALDVSAVALRRAAKAHPAIGAAVWNLWEPWPVADQAADVVLNVFAPRNPAEFRRVLRPGGALVVVSPNPGHLGELGSAVLGIGEDKEQRLDSSLTRFALDHREEIGYRLRLTPDEVRHVVGMGPAAHHLHRDGRAERLAEITEPVDVTASFTLSVFR; encoded by the coding sequence ATGCAACTGCCCGAGCCGGTCGTCCGCGCCCTGCGGTGCTCGGTGTGCGGCGAACCGCTCACCGGTCACGAGCGCGCGCTGCGCTGCGTGCGCGGGCATTCCTTCGACCTGGCCAAGCAGGGTTACGTCAATCTCCTGCACGCCAAGATCCCGGCGGGCACCGCGGACACCGCCGAGATGGTGGCCGCCCGCGTCGAGTTCCTGGCTGCCGGGCACTACCAGCCGCTCGCGGACGCGGTGGCCGCGCAAGCCGCCCGCTTCGAACCCGAGTTGATCATCGACGCCGGCGCGGGGACGGGTTACTACCTGGCCGAAGCACTCACCGGGAAGTCGCACGGCCTCGCGCTCGACGTCTCCGCGGTCGCCCTGCGCCGCGCCGCCAAGGCGCATCCGGCGATCGGCGCCGCGGTGTGGAACCTGTGGGAGCCGTGGCCGGTCGCCGACCAGGCCGCCGACGTGGTGCTCAACGTCTTCGCCCCGCGCAACCCCGCGGAGTTCCGCCGCGTGCTCCGGCCGGGCGGGGCGCTGGTGGTGGTGTCACCCAATCCGGGACACCTCGGCGAACTGGGGTCGGCGGTGCTGGGCATCGGGGAGGACAAGGAGCAGCGGCTGGACAGCTCGCTCACGCGGTTCGCGCTCGACCACCGCGAGGAGATCGGTTACCGGCTGCGCCTCACCCCGGACGAGGTGCGGCACGTGGTCGGCATGGGACCGGCGGCGCACCACCTGCACCGCGACGGCCGCGCCGAGCGGCTGGCCGAGATCACCGAACCGGTCGACGTCACCGCCTCGTTCACCCTGTCGGTGTTCCGATGA
- a CDS encoding alpha/beta fold hydrolase, producing the protein MRSTTVGGGRRLSWAEWGPSDGHPVLFFSGAAMGRDLAFGTDLVRSRGIRLISVERPGLGDSDPDPGRTLDSWVDDVRALGLPSFSIVAFSQGAPFGLACAAAGLCSQLVIVSGQDELRSFGDALDPDVARLIRSVDEDPASFEAEFAATADAATMWDLIAGMSSPVDLAVYTEPAFARAYRSALAEGFRQGAAGYARDLVLALSPWPFAVEDIRVPVTLFYGAHDTSPVHSPDLGESLARRIPGAVRQVFPDAGRSCGPTRPKSSIRSSNAVERRYLLRSTASPAALTSGHNGSVSETDTIGWVSGNLPVTKGAPGFTDLKRPWSSRATRLSHDLPQLRIGNLLEEEAWKGIRPGCSPAPPWCCSWSQGWRSSTGGWSVPRAC; encoded by the coding sequence ATGCGTAGCACGACGGTCGGTGGCGGACGACGGCTCAGCTGGGCGGAGTGGGGGCCGTCGGACGGTCACCCGGTGCTGTTCTTCTCGGGCGCCGCGATGGGCCGCGACCTCGCTTTCGGCACGGACCTGGTCCGGTCACGGGGGATCCGGCTGATCTCGGTCGAGCGGCCTGGGCTGGGGGACTCGGATCCCGATCCGGGTCGGACGCTGGATTCGTGGGTCGACGACGTGCGCGCGCTGGGCCTGCCGTCGTTCTCGATCGTGGCGTTCTCGCAGGGCGCCCCGTTCGGGCTGGCGTGCGCGGCGGCGGGACTGTGCTCGCAGCTGGTGATCGTGTCGGGTCAGGACGAGTTGCGTTCGTTCGGGGATGCCCTCGACCCGGACGTCGCCCGCTTGATCCGGTCCGTGGACGAAGATCCCGCCTCCTTCGAAGCCGAGTTCGCCGCCACCGCCGACGCCGCGACGATGTGGGACCTGATCGCGGGCATGAGTTCGCCGGTGGATCTGGCGGTGTACACCGAACCCGCCTTCGCGCGTGCCTACCGCTCGGCACTGGCCGAAGGCTTCCGCCAGGGCGCCGCCGGTTACGCGCGGGACCTGGTGCTGGCGCTGAGCCCGTGGCCGTTCGCGGTGGAGGACATCCGCGTCCCGGTCACCCTCTTCTACGGTGCACACGACACGAGCCCGGTGCACTCACCCGACCTCGGGGAGTCCCTGGCCCGCCGCATCCCGGGCGCCGTCCGGCAGGTGTTCCCGGACGCGGGTCGATCCTGTGGACCCACGCGGCCGAAATCCTCGATTCGATCGTCGAACGCGGTGGAACGGCGTTACCTCCTTCGGAGTACCGCGTCTCCGGCCGCGCTGACCTCGGGTCATAACGGTTCCGTTTCGGAAACGGACACCATCGGGTGGGTATCGGGAAACCTACCCGTAACAAAGGGCGCACCCGGGTTCACAGACCTGAAACGTCCCTGGTCATCCCGTGCAACACGGCTTTCCCATGATTTGCCGCAATTGCGAATCGGCAATCTTCTCGAGGAGGAAGCGTGGAAGGGAATACGGCCTGGCTGCTCACCAGCGCCGCCCTGGTGCTGTTCATGGTCCCAGGGCTGGCGTTCTTCTACGGGGGGATGGTCCGTTCCAAGAGCGTGCTGA
- a CDS encoding ammonium transporter, with protein sequence MEGNTAWLLTSAALVLFMVPGLAFFYGGMVRSKSVLNMLMMSFGSLGIVGVLWVIFGYSTTFGNDVGAGLLGDPFEALGLSGLMGAETLSNTGFAAFQAMFAILTVALISGAVADRVRFGTWLLFAGLWATIVYFPVAHWVFAFDAKDDVTGEVTKSGGWIANDLGALDFAGGTAVHINAGAAALALVLVIGKRVGWPKEPMKPHNLPFVMLGAGLLWFGWFGFNAGSALAANNIAGVAFINTLTATSAALLGWLLIERIRDGHATSLGAASGVVAGLVAITPACAFVDTWGALAIGAIAGILCALAVSLKYRFGYDDSLDVVGVHLVGGLVGTLLIGFFGTVGVNEGSKDGLFYGGGLELLGTQAIGAFSVLGYSFVVTAIIALLIKVTLGFRLPKDEEVVGIDEAEHAETAYEFGGGRGGRAATNSSGVAGTAKKLEGSKS encoded by the coding sequence GTGGAAGGGAATACGGCCTGGCTGCTCACCAGCGCCGCCCTGGTGCTGTTCATGGTCCCAGGGCTGGCGTTCTTCTACGGGGGGATGGTCCGTTCCAAGAGCGTGCTGAACATGCTCATGATGAGCTTCGGCTCACTGGGCATCGTCGGTGTGCTGTGGGTGATCTTCGGTTATTCGACCACCTTCGGGAACGACGTGGGTGCCGGTCTGCTCGGTGACCCGTTCGAGGCGCTCGGCCTCAGCGGCCTGATGGGCGCGGAAACCTTGTCCAACACCGGTTTCGCGGCGTTCCAGGCGATGTTCGCCATTCTCACCGTGGCGCTGATCTCCGGTGCGGTGGCCGACCGGGTGCGCTTCGGCACCTGGCTGCTTTTCGCCGGCCTGTGGGCCACCATCGTCTACTTCCCGGTGGCGCACTGGGTGTTCGCGTTCGACGCGAAGGACGACGTGACCGGCGAGGTCACCAAGTCCGGCGGCTGGATCGCCAACGACCTCGGCGCGCTCGACTTCGCCGGTGGCACCGCGGTGCACATCAACGCCGGTGCCGCGGCGCTCGCGCTGGTGCTGGTGATCGGCAAGCGGGTCGGCTGGCCCAAGGAGCCGATGAAGCCGCACAACCTGCCGTTCGTCATGCTCGGCGCCGGCCTGCTGTGGTTCGGCTGGTTCGGCTTCAACGCCGGTTCCGCGCTGGCCGCGAACAACATCGCCGGTGTCGCGTTCATCAACACGCTCACCGCCACCTCGGCCGCGCTGCTCGGCTGGCTGCTCATCGAGCGCATCCGCGACGGGCACGCCACCAGCCTCGGCGCCGCCTCCGGTGTGGTGGCCGGACTGGTCGCGATCACCCCGGCGTGTGCCTTCGTCGACACCTGGGGCGCGCTCGCCATCGGCGCCATCGCCGGCATCCTCTGCGCGCTGGCGGTCAGCCTCAAGTACCGCTTCGGCTACGACGACTCGCTCGACGTGGTCGGCGTGCACCTGGTCGGCGGCCTGGTCGGCACCCTGCTGATCGGCTTCTTCGGCACGGTCGGGGTGAACGAGGGCAGCAAGGACGGCCTGTTCTACGGCGGCGGCCTCGAACTGCTCGGCACGCAGGCGATCGGCGCGTTCTCCGTGCTCGGCTACTCGTTCGTGGTCACCGCGATCATCGCGCTGCTGATCAAGGTGACGCTCGGCTTCCGGCTCCCGAAGGACGAGGAGGTCGTCGGCATCGACGAGGCGGAGCACGCGGAGACGGCGTACGAGTTCGGCGGTGGCCGGGGCGGGCGTGCCGCGACCAACAGTTCCGGGGTGGCCGGCACGGCCAAGAAGCTCGAGGGGAGCAAGTCATGA
- a CDS encoding P-II family nitrogen regulator, whose product MKLITAIVKPFTLDDIRSALEQLGVLGMTVSEVQGYGRQKGHTEVYRGAEYAVDFVAKIRVEVVTDDANVEKVIEAIVSAAHTGKIGDGKVWVTAVDTVIRVRTGERGTDAL is encoded by the coding sequence ATGAAGCTCATCACCGCGATCGTCAAGCCGTTCACGCTCGACGACATCCGCTCGGCACTGGAACAGCTCGGCGTGCTCGGCATGACGGTGAGCGAGGTGCAGGGCTACGGCAGGCAGAAGGGCCACACCGAGGTCTACCGCGGTGCCGAGTACGCGGTCGACTTCGTGGCGAAGATCCGGGTCGAGGTGGTCACCGACGACGCCAACGTGGAGAAGGTGATCGAGGCGATCGTCAGCGCCGCGCACACCGGCAAGATCGGTGACGGCAAGGTCTGGGTGACCGCGGTCGACACGGTGATCCGGGTGCGGACCGGGGAACGCGGGACGGACGCGCTATAG